One genomic window of Pecten maximus chromosome 3, xPecMax1.1, whole genome shotgun sequence includes the following:
- the LOC117323677 gene encoding acetylcholine receptor subunit alpha-1-B-like, with translation MVHFVTSCMVIIVVVSMIDAGSIADAKALFSNITNGYNEDIRPIGDQNGKLTVYIDTDLLTIQDFDEVSGTLNILAVFLIHWNDVSLSWDPALYGDISETEIGQNNIWLPRLFNIKSSDTFRAISNSYLSVKIDHYGEVFWQPGSFIDIKCNPDVSYFPFDIQTCYIQLIAWGCSQQRIKLEPLRPELSLEFYEPNGEWSLDNTATGTHSVSGYSTATFNITISRLPAFHVVNTLMPIYLLLLMILVFVLPCDSGERVGFSLTVFLMLTVFITIVNAVLPSNSDSMSRLSYFIFSVLVVSGVIASVNILELRMYHKDDNLPVPQWLRRLMRILDCHFKSRRMVSEVCPHKSDQTLSNKNTSRKGIQLTEEEEEETVEVVPEMTWKEVVRILDKFYACLFFAVITVFIVVTLVVLYKGNR, from the coding sequence ATGGTTCATTTCGTTACATCATGCATGGTGATTATAGTGGTTGTTTCAATGATTGACGCAGGTTCCATTGCAGACGCAAAAGCGCTATTCAGTAACATTACAAATGGGTATAACGAGGACATTAGGCCAATTGGTGATCAGAACGGAAAGTTGACTGTATATATCGATACGGATCTCCTTACCATCCAGGACTTTGATGAGGTTTCTGGAACTTTGAATATTCTTGCCGTATTCCTTATTCATTGGAATGACGTCTCCTTAAGTTGGGATCCAGCTTTGTACGGTGATATTAGTGAGACAGAGATTGGTCAAAATAACATATGGCTTCCTAGACTCTTCAATATCAAATCTTCAGACACATTTCGTGCTATCAGTAATTCTTATCTGTCGGTGAAGATTGATCACTATGGCGAAGTCTTTTGGCAACCTGGCAGTTTTATTGACATCAAATGTAACCCGGATGTGTCATATTTTCCGTTTGATATACAGACATGTTATATCCAACTAATAGCATGGGGTTGTTCACAACAACGAATCAAACTTGAGCCACTGCGTCCAGAGTTATCTCTAGAATTTTATGAACCTAATGGAGAATGGTCTTTGGACAATACTGCCACCGGGACACATTCGGTCAGTGGATATAGTACAGCCACTTTTAATATCACAATTTCACGACTTCCTGCCTTTCATGTTGTCAACACACTGATGCCAATATATCTGCTGCTACTGATGATTTTGGTGTTTGTGTTGCCGTGTGACTCTGGAGAACGTGTTGGGTTTAGTTTGACTGTTTTCCTAATGTTAACTGTTTTTATCACCATTGTCAATGCTGTACTTCCTTCTAATTCAGACAGCATGTCAAGACTATCCTACTTTATCTTTTCCGTCCTTGTTGTCAGTGGCGTCATAGCATCCGTCAACATCCTCGAACTTCGTATGTACCACAAGGATGACAACTTGCCAGTACCTCAATGGTTGCGTAGACTCATGCGAATCCTTGATTGTCATTTTAAGTCCAGAAGAATGGTTAGTGAGGTATGTCCTCACAAATCAGACCaaacattatcaaataaaaataccAGTAGGAAAGGAATTCAACTCactgaagaagaagaagaagagaCAGTGGAAGTAGTACCGGAAATGACGTGGAAGGAGGTCGTGCGCATTCTGGACAAATTCTATGCATGCTTATTCTTTGCAGTGATAACTGTGTTCATCGTTGTTACTTTAGTGGTTTTGTACAAGGGAAATAGGTGA